From the genome of Salvelinus namaycush isolate Seneca chromosome 10, SaNama_1.0, whole genome shotgun sequence, one region includes:
- the efcab7 gene encoding EF-hand calcium-binding domain-containing protein 7 yields the protein MSLQASSQSIGMQKCTDEETFYMHCRAAYLTVFRSSLASITSKHQLCRVLQQAGRNPSQATLNKHWTPSTTKLNFDDFCEIVKNERPTEAHELMRAFRKMDINGDGYISHSELHIVLTSRGEKMAAKEVDAIFSLADTNKDGKLDYAEFCRLMESTAEQCQIAALERLEADAKLKRQNFGNELDSPPKSLASTAVTVPQPPHKTEPDITLKKDSRSSSRPSSARSRRSSLSNAITMAASNTKSIKLAEPTSIQDWHHTCMKGSFFLEEDGGITSLQYRLTVPQTATVYLTIRPLNLSQRLEKPSSWMSVDTAVFLVSGKDTKEDSTLVCFTESRNKEKCCWKGEMSAGTYCLLPFTTGCRLRKRTRKSVTKPVTLVNRTDTGELDLTRDFRGVLSDIFEVIDLDGNGLLSLEEYNFFELRTSGENCDEEAWAVCKENFDTRKNQLSRQGFMELNLMEASERGGDPTDLWVTLEAMGYNRNLEMVEACPFLIDVYCEEGQCTLQPVSLESGHRILNTALQRSITARSEVKALRGQENILVYTYRGEHRISTVIANKTNQKVTVHVNNEQSKNCSSSRGMSVFAVEVPARTKMVCQHVLPINEHQEWTYSCVESIIPCQ from the exons ATGTCTCTACAGGCATCTTCTCAGTCAATCGGGATGCAGAAATGTACTGATGAGGAAACGTTCTACATGCACTGCAGAGCCGCCTACCTGACTGTATTTAGGTCTAGTCTGGCCAGTATCACCTCCAAACATCAGCTATGCCGTG TTCTCCAGCAGGCAGGCAGAAATCCATCCCAGGCAACTCTCAACAAACACTGGACCCCAAGTACCACTAAGCTGAACTTTGATGATTTCTGTGAGATAGTGAAGAATGAGAGGCCGACAGAGGCGCACGAGTTGATGAGAGCCTTCAGAAAGATGGACATTAATGGAGATGGTTATATCTCACACAGTGAACTACACATAGTCCTCACTTCA AGAGGTGAAAAGATGGCTGCCAAGGAGGTGGATGCCATTTTTTCATTAGCTGATACCAACAAAGATGGCAAATTGGACTATGCCGAG TTCTGCAGACTGATGGAGTCCACGGCAGAGCAGTGTCAGATTGCAGCTCTGGAGAGACTGGAGGCTGATGCCAAGCTGAAGAGGCAGAACTTTGGCAACGAGTTAGACAGCCCTCCAAAGAGCTTAGCGTCCACCGCTGTGACTGTCCCCCAGCCACCACACAAAACGGAGCCGGACATCACACTGAAGAAAG ACAGCAGATCGTCGTCCCGGCCCTCCTCAGCTCGCAGTAGACGGTCGTCACTGTCTAACGCCATCACCATGGCAGCCAGCAACACTAAGAGCATCAAGCTGGCAGAGCCCACATCTATACAG GACTGGCATCACACCTGTATGAAGGGCAGTTTCTTCCTTGAGGAGGATGGAGGCATCACGTCCCTGCAATACCGTCTCACCGTCCCCCAGACAGCCACCGTCTACCTCACCATCAGACCTCTCAACCTTAGCCAGAGACTTG AAAAGCCCTCATCCTGGATGTCGGTGGACACAGCTGTCTTTCTGGTGTCAGGAAAAGACACTAAAGAGGACTCCACTTTGGTGTGTTTCACTGAGTCAAGAAACAAAGAG AAGTGTTGCTGGAAGGGGGAGATGAGTGCTGGTACCTACTGCCTCCTTCCCTTCACCACGGGCTGTAGGCTGAGGAAGAGGACCAGGAAGAGCGTGACTAAACCTGTCACGCTGGTCAACAGGACTGACACGGGGGAGCTGGACCTCACTAGGGACTTCAG GGGGGTGCTGTCTGATATCTTTGAGGTGATAGACCTGGATGGGAACGGCCTCCTCAGCCTGGAGGAGTACAATTTCTTTGAGCTCAGGACCAGTGGAGAGAACTGTGATGAGGAAGCATGGGCTGTCTGCAAAG AGAACTTTGACACCCGGAAGAACCAGCTCAGTCGTCAGGGCTTCATGGAGCTCAACCTGATGGAGGccagcgagagagggggggaccCCACAGACCTCTGGGTAACGCTGGAGGCCATGGGCTACAACCGCAATCTGGAGATGGTGGAG GCGTGTCCGTTCCTGATAGATGTTTACTGTGAGGAGGGTCAGTGTACTCTGCAGCCGGTCAGTCTGGAGTCAGGCCACAGGATCCTGAACACAGCCCTGCAGAGGTCCATCACGGCCAGGTCAGAGGTCAAAGCCCTCAGGGGTCAGGAGAACATCCTGGTCTACACCTACAGAGGAGAACACAGGATCTCCACCGTCATCGCCAACAAG ACCAACCAGAAGGTGACGGTGCACGTGAACAACGAGCAGAGTAAGaactgcagcagcagcagagggaTGAGTGTGTTCGCTGTGGAGGTCCCTGCTAGAACCAAGATG GTGTGCCAGCATGTCCTGCCCATCAACGAGCACCAGGAGTGGACCTACAGCTGTGTGGAGAGCATTATACCATGCCAGTGA